Proteins from one Malaya genurostris strain Urasoe2022 chromosome 2, Malgen_1.1, whole genome shotgun sequence genomic window:
- the LOC131428896 gene encoding uncharacterized protein LOC131428896: MDNYASTWEALMKRHDNKRFLKRQLFRALYDLPPVKRENPKEIQVLVDDFHRHVRVLAKLDEPVHHWDTPLVNLLSYKLDPITIRAWEEKTSNDDNVTYEMLNEFLYQRARMLTSVVTDLQYRSQQLVVAKVAGPNPAQKAFKAAYKVATVESKHSSPPCLACPEKHFLFQCPAFSELPVRQRRELVSQKRLCWDCFRTGYQARNRISKFSCRSCHEKHHSLLHESTPSKMQSTPEIPQLQPSPSTPTTAGPSNPVSLPVQIENSTVLPETVSLLVVNKNGTTIPARALLDSGSMCNFITKKLANSLCLRRTKVDIAVAGIGESTKQIKCQLTACIKSSDSVLH; the protein is encoded by the coding sequence ATGGACAACTATGCATCAACTTGGGAAGCATTGATGAAGCGGCACGACAACAAGCGATTCCTGAAACGTCAGCTATTTCGAGCTCTCTATGATCTCCCGCCGGTGAAGCGAGAGAATCCCAAAGAAATCCAAGTTTTGGTTGACGATTTCCACCGACATGTCAGAGTTTTGGCGAAGTTAGACGAGCCAGTCCATCATTGGGATACTCCGTTGGTCAATCTCCTTAGCTATAAGCTTGATCCAATTACGATACGTGCTTGGGAGGAGAAAACCAGCAATGACGACAACGTAACATATGAGATGTTGAACGAATTCCTCTACCAACGTGCCCGCATGCTGACTTCCGTCGTAACCGATCTCCAGTACCGATCCCAACAACTGGTTGTAGCCAAGGTGGCCGGTCCGAATCCAGCGCAGAAGGCGTTTAAGGCAGCATACAAGGTTGCTACTGTTGAGTCTAAGCATAGCTCTCCCCCGTGTCTCGCCTGCCCAGAGAAACATTTCCTCTTCCAATGCCCAGCATTTTCCGAATTGCCCGTCCGCCAGCGCCGTGAGCTGGTATCCCAGAAACGTTTATGCTGGGATTGTTTCCGTACTGGATACCAAGCGAGAAACCGCATATCCAAGTTTTCCTGTCGCAGCTGTCATGAGAAACATCATTCTCTGTTACACGAATCCACACCGTCAAAGATGCAATCCACGCCCGAAATCCCTCAATTACAGCCAAGTCCATCAACGCCGACTACCGCCGGACCGTCTAACCCGGTAAGCCTGCCAGTACAGATTGAGAATAGCACAGTCCTGCCAGAaaccgtttcattacttgttgtaAACAAGAACGGTACCACAATCCCCGCACGCGCACTCCTAGATTCCGGATCCATGTGCAACTTCATTACGAAGAAACTTGCCAATTCGCTCTGCCTCCGTCGTACCAAGGTAGACATCGCAGTAGCCGGAATCGGTGAATCCACGAAGCAGATCAAATGTCAATTGACTGCATGTATAAAATCGAGTGACTCCGTACTCCACTAA